The proteins below are encoded in one region of Methanosarcina barkeri 3:
- a CDS encoding RtcB family protein, which yields MVESEDITIEELSTENTREDVKGMVRKLSENEWEIPVEHIPNMRVPGRLFVSESLLEGIEPGTIDQIANVSTLPGIQKYSMAMPDAHLGYGFAIGGVAAFDVEEGIISPGGVGFDINCGVRLIRTNLQKEEVVPNIKRLTDELFSNVPAGVGSKSRLRASDKELDSAFLEGARWAVEAGYGVEADFEHCEANGYMEGADPSQVSTKARNRGKPQLGTLGSGNHFLEVQYVDKIYDQEIASTFGLQEGQVTVMVHCGSRGAGHQICTDHLKELSQAVKNYKIEIPDKQLACAPAQSKEAQNYFKAMLCAANYAWANRQIITHWTRESFEKVFGRDADDLGMDLLYDVAHNVAKLEKHIVDGRKKEVYVHRKGATRAFPSGHPEVPAVYRDVGQPVLIPGSMGTPSFILCGSEESMNISFGSACHGAGRVMSRAHAKKEFRGQSIKENLEARGITVRATHPSVIAEEAPDVYKSSSKVVNVVHELGIARKVAKVLPLGVTKG from the coding sequence ATGGTAGAAAGTGAAGATATAACTATCGAAGAATTAAGCACGGAAAATACACGGGAGGATGTAAAGGGTATGGTCAGGAAGCTTTCCGAAAACGAGTGGGAGATTCCTGTCGAGCACATCCCGAACATGCGAGTTCCGGGCCGTCTGTTTGTATCCGAAAGTTTGCTTGAAGGCATTGAACCAGGGACTATTGACCAGATTGCAAATGTATCAACCCTCCCTGGCATTCAGAAGTACTCCATGGCAATGCCTGATGCTCATCTTGGCTATGGCTTTGCTATAGGAGGAGTTGCCGCTTTTGATGTAGAAGAAGGGATTATTAGCCCTGGTGGGGTTGGTTTTGATATCAACTGCGGAGTAAGGCTTATTCGCACTAACCTTCAGAAAGAAGAGGTAGTTCCGAATATAAAGAGATTAACTGACGAACTTTTTAGTAATGTACCTGCAGGTGTTGGTTCCAAAAGCCGACTCCGAGCATCGGACAAGGAACTGGACAGTGCTTTTCTTGAGGGAGCAAGATGGGCTGTAGAAGCCGGATATGGCGTAGAGGCTGACTTTGAGCACTGTGAGGCAAACGGATATATGGAAGGAGCTGACCCTTCCCAGGTAAGCACAAAAGCCAGAAATAGAGGAAAACCTCAGTTAGGAACTCTTGGAAGTGGCAACCATTTTCTTGAGGTTCAGTATGTTGATAAAATCTATGATCAGGAGATAGCATCAACCTTTGGGCTTCAAGAAGGTCAGGTTACGGTAATGGTTCACTGCGGGTCAAGGGGTGCAGGACACCAGATCTGTACTGACCATCTGAAGGAACTCTCTCAGGCCGTAAAGAACTATAAAATTGAGATTCCGGACAAACAACTTGCCTGTGCCCCTGCCCAGTCAAAGGAAGCCCAGAACTATTTTAAAGCTATGCTCTGTGCTGCAAATTATGCATGGGCAAACCGTCAGATAATAACTCACTGGACAAGAGAATCGTTTGAAAAAGTATTTGGGAGAGATGCTGACGACCTGGGCATGGATCTGCTTTATGACGTTGCTCACAACGTAGCAAAACTTGAGAAACATATCGTGGACGGCAGGAAAAAAGAGGTATACGTGCACAGGAAAGGAGCAACAAGAGCCTTTCCTTCAGGGCATCCCGAAGTCCCGGCCGTGTATAGGGATGTAGGTCAGCCGGTACTGATTCCTGGAAGCATGGGAACTCCTTCATTTATATTGTGTGGTTCAGAAGAATCAATGAATATTTCTTTTGGTAGTGCCTGTCATGGGGCTGGCAGGGTCATGAGCAGAGCACATGCAAAGAAAGAATTTCGCGGACAGAGCATAAAAGAAAACCTTGAAGCTCGGGGCATTACAGTAAGAGCTACCCATCCTTCAGTCATTGCAGAGGAAGCTCCGGATGTATACAAGTCCAGTAGCAAAGTGGTAAATGTCGTACACGAACTCGGCATTGCTCGTAAGGTCGCAAAAGTTCTTCCTCTAGGGGTTACAAAAGGCTAA
- a CDS encoding tetrahydromethanopterin S-methyltransferase subunit B — MSMVRIAPEINLVLDPDTGTVTQERKDSIQYSMEPVFERMDKLDAVADDLLNSLSPSKPLLSSWPGRENTSYMAGFYGNTFYGVVIGLAFSGLLALIIYISSLMKGVV; from the coding sequence ATGAGCATGGTTAGAATAGCTCCCGAGATAAATTTAGTTCTGGACCCGGACACGGGAACCGTGACACAGGAACGGAAAGACTCGATTCAGTACTCCATGGAACCAGTGTTTGAGAGAATGGACAAACTGGATGCAGTCGCAGATGATCTGCTGAATTCCCTTTCGCCCAGCAAACCACTCCTTAGTTCCTGGCCAGGGCGTGAGAACACCTCCTATATGGCAGGATTTTACGGAAACACTTTTTACGGAGTCGTTATAGGTCTTGCCTTCAGCGGGTTACTTGCCCTTATCATATATATATCAAGTTTGATGAAAGGGGTGGTGTAA
- a CDS encoding AAA family ATPase → MRVLDLKNTVINIKQEFSGYFKERDAEINGSLLALLSGEHVLLLGPPGTAKTLLASKICETIEGGNFFHYLLTRFSTPEEVFGPLSLKALERDEFSRRVEGYLPTAHIALLDEIFKANSSILNSMLTVLNERKYHNGKELIEVPLFTVFGASNELPEEDESLEALYDRFLFRYRVDYIQHEENLEDLIFKNTEDFVPSTKLSIEDIKEIQKRARDLPVDPEVRAIIKALRRELRNSNIFVSDRRWKKIVNILRVASVVNGHTSVDRMTAVLLQHVLWEVPEQKEAIRKLILDRVVSGGTDTGKLKLDVLDLKNSIYGCLQQDLPDLVACNKCYEEERRTTGSLKSSRFSGAKVQRSLTFDNALDLLKHHTEFPTHTYNFGLDYSNVNSSLNFESLAEQFRRKYGFEFKISLDYGDKKLYEKEYENLEERLNYFRRQIQEEEKALEKTLRENIWVSGQDTQEILMKYRSKNTDVYEVASNLNDVRLLLEKPRVFDVIIEKAGEVAET, encoded by the coding sequence ATGCGAGTGCTGGATTTAAAAAATACGGTTATCAACATCAAACAGGAGTTTTCAGGCTACTTTAAAGAGCGGGACGCTGAAATCAACGGGTCTCTTCTTGCACTCCTTTCCGGTGAGCATGTTCTTTTACTTGGCCCACCCGGAACTGCAAAAACCCTGCTTGCAAGCAAAATTTGCGAAACTATAGAGGGGGGAAACTTTTTCCATTATCTTCTGACCCGCTTTTCCACACCTGAAGAGGTATTTGGACCACTTTCCCTTAAGGCGCTTGAAAGGGACGAGTTCAGCAGGCGGGTGGAAGGTTACCTTCCAACTGCCCATATAGCTCTGCTTGACGAGATTTTCAAGGCAAACAGTTCCATCTTAAACAGCATGTTGACTGTACTGAACGAGAGGAAATATCATAACGGCAAGGAACTTATTGAGGTGCCTCTTTTTACGGTTTTTGGGGCTTCCAACGAGCTGCCGGAAGAAGATGAAAGTCTCGAAGCTCTTTACGACCGTTTCTTGTTCCGGTACAGGGTGGATTATATCCAGCACGAAGAGAATCTTGAAGACCTGATCTTCAAAAACACCGAAGATTTCGTACCCTCAACGAAACTCAGCATAGAAGATATAAAGGAGATCCAGAAGAGAGCAAGAGACCTCCCTGTTGATCCTGAGGTCAGGGCAATTATAAAGGCCCTCCGGAGAGAACTCAGAAACTCAAATATTTTCGTTTCGGATAGGCGCTGGAAGAAAATTGTAAATATACTCAGGGTAGCTTCAGTAGTAAACGGGCATACAAGTGTAGACCGAATGACTGCTGTCCTGCTACAGCATGTGCTTTGGGAAGTGCCGGAACAGAAGGAAGCGATAAGAAAACTTATTCTGGACAGGGTTGTTTCAGGAGGTACGGATACCGGCAAACTGAAACTGGATGTCCTTGACCTGAAAAATTCCATTTACGGTTGTTTACAGCAAGACCTTCCGGATCTTGTAGCCTGTAATAAGTGCTACGAAGAAGAGAGAAGGACAACAGGCAGCCTGAAAAGCTCAAGGTTTTCAGGTGCCAAAGTGCAGAGGAGCCTCACATTCGACAATGCCCTTGACCTGCTGAAACACCATACTGAGTTTCCAACTCATACCTACAATTTCGGGCTCGATTACAGCAATGTCAACAGCTCTCTGAACTTCGAATCCCTGGCCGAACAATTCCGCAGAAAATATGGTTTTGAATTCAAGATCAGCCTCGATTATGGAGATAAGAAGCTCTATGAGAAGGAATATGAAAATCTGGAGGAGAGACTGAACTATTTCAGAAGGCAAATCCAGGAAGAAGAAAAAGCGCTTGAGAAAACCCTGAGGGAAAATATCTGGGTTTCAGGGCAGGATACCCAGGAAATCCTGATGAAATATCGTTCCAAAAATACCGATGTTTACGAGGTTGCAAGTAATCTAAACGATGTAAGACTCCTGCTTGAAAAGCCCAGGGTATTTGATGTAATCATTGAAAAAGCAGGAGAAGTAGCTGAAACTTAA
- a CDS encoding peroxiredoxin, whose product MSEIKIGDKIQDFRLRDQKQKEVHLYDFSGKKVLLSFHPLAWTSVCAEQMKSLEENHEMFTRLNTVAFGISVDPIPSKRAWAKELGITHIKLLSDFWPHGEVARAYGIFREKEGVSQRANIIIDEEKKVIFFEEYPMHELPDMAKIANVLEQGR is encoded by the coding sequence ATGAGCGAGATTAAAATTGGGGATAAAATTCAGGACTTCAGGTTAAGAGACCAGAAACAGAAAGAGGTACATCTCTATGATTTCTCTGGCAAGAAAGTTCTTTTATCATTCCATCCACTTGCCTGGACAAGCGTGTGTGCAGAACAGATGAAATCACTTGAGGAAAACCACGAAATGTTCACAAGGCTGAACACCGTAGCTTTTGGCATAAGTGTGGATCCCATACCTTCAAAAAGAGCCTGGGCTAAAGAACTTGGAATTACGCACATCAAGCTTCTTTCTGACTTCTGGCCTCATGGGGAAGTTGCCAGAGCATATGGGATATTCAGAGAAAAAGAAGGGGTTTCTCAGAGGGCGAATATTATTATTGACGAGGAAAAGAAGGTTATATTCTTCGAAGAATATCCTATGCATGAACTTCCTGATATGGCAAAGATTGCAAACGTTCTGGAACAGGGGAGATAA
- the pgsA gene encoding archaetidylinositol phosphate synthase codes for MTFNTLRPFASKIIDPLAEYFVRYEVSPNTVSIASLICAFFAGLCFYYSPASREFILLAGILVILNSIFDALDGVIARKSNRATPRGDFLDHVIDRYSDIFIICGIFFAGYVSWQLGVTAIVGVLLTSYLGTQAQALSLGRYYGGIMGRADRLVVIILAAFGNFAFSVPIAGFSILGWAVILIAVTSHITAVQRIYYIWEKLQ; via the coding sequence ATGACATTTAACACCCTGAGACCTTTTGCCTCAAAAATCATCGACCCACTAGCAGAGTATTTTGTTAGATATGAGGTCTCACCCAACACGGTTTCCATAGCTTCCCTTATCTGTGCATTTTTTGCAGGATTATGTTTTTATTACTCACCTGCATCCAGGGAATTTATCCTGCTGGCAGGCATCCTGGTAATACTTAACTCAATCTTTGATGCCCTTGATGGGGTAATTGCACGGAAGTCAAATAGGGCAACCCCAAGAGGTGACTTTCTGGATCATGTTATTGATCGTTACTCGGATATTTTTATAATATGCGGCATATTTTTTGCAGGTTATGTTTCCTGGCAGTTAGGAGTTACGGCAATTGTAGGTGTGCTGCTTACAAGCTATCTCGGGACCCAGGCTCAAGCGCTCAGCCTCGGAAGATACTATGGAGGAATTATGGGTAGGGCTGACCGGCTTGTAGTCATAATTCTCGCAGCCTTCGGCAACTTTGCCTTTTCAGTGCCGATTGCAGGTTTTTCAATTCTCGGTTGGGCTGTCATTTTGATCGCTGTAACCAGTCACATAACAGCAGTCCAGAGAATCTATTATATATGGGAAAAACTGCAATAA
- a CDS encoding aldolase — protein MWQEIAKYGRKLVEHGLVESNFGNISLRAGDRMLITRTGAALDEITENNVVEVDVWGTSSLDIIASSEAIVHREIYRQTSALAVIHAHAPYAVVESLLAGSEGRISPVDSEGQYFLGEIPVVGGGIGSRELAGNLANALSKYRGAIVYSHGTFAIGKTLGDAYIVTTQLEHSCKVKYLYECAKAEKGNK, from the coding sequence ATGTGGCAGGAAATCGCAAAATACGGGCGCAAACTGGTTGAACACGGGCTTGTCGAATCCAACTTCGGAAATATCAGCCTCAGAGCTGGTGACAGGATGCTTATTACCCGGACAGGTGCCGCACTTGACGAAATTACAGAGAATAACGTTGTTGAAGTTGATGTTTGGGGCACTTCTTCCCTGGATATAATCGCATCTTCCGAAGCCATTGTACATAGAGAGATTTACAGGCAAACCTCAGCGCTTGCAGTTATTCACGCCCATGCTCCGTATGCAGTTGTTGAGTCCTTGCTTGCAGGCTCTGAAGGAAGAATTTCACCGGTAGATAGTGAAGGGCAGTACTTCTTAGGAGAAATTCCTGTCGTCGGAGGAGGAATAGGCAGCCGTGAACTTGCAGGAAATCTAGCAAATGCACTCTCAAAGTATAGAGGTGCTATAGTTTACAGTCACGGGACTTTTGCAATTGGGAAAACACTTGGAGATGCCTATATAGTAACCACGCAGCTTGAACATTCCTGCAAAGTTAAGTACCTGTACGAATGTGCAAAAGCAGAAAAAGGAAATAAGTAA
- a CDS encoding HesA/MoeB/ThiF family protein, with translation MNDFEREKYSRQILLFGEEGQEKLKNAKVLVAGAGGLGSPVSTYLAIAGIGKIILADFDSVDPSNLNRQFLHHQKDIGRLKVESAKEKLLSMNPDIEVETIAEMLTESNLEALVPECDVIVDALDNLETRHMLNKLAIKRRIPLIHGAVTGYDGQVTTIVPGETPCFYCIFPRISKKEIFPVLGATPGIIGSIQANEVIKFLTGQGKLLEGRLLFWNGLSGSFSEISLSKLNNCPVCGTLKTISEKK, from the coding sequence ATGAATGATTTCGAACGTGAAAAATACAGCCGGCAAATTCTTCTTTTTGGGGAAGAGGGACAGGAAAAGTTGAAGAATGCAAAAGTTCTGGTTGCCGGGGCAGGTGGGCTTGGAAGTCCGGTTTCTACCTATCTCGCAATAGCAGGAATCGGAAAAATAATTCTTGCAGATTTCGATTCAGTTGATCCCAGCAACCTAAACAGGCAGTTCCTTCACCATCAAAAGGATATCGGAAGGCTCAAGGTAGAGTCAGCAAAAGAAAAACTGCTCTCTATGAACCCGGATATTGAGGTTGAAACCATAGCAGAGATGCTTACCGAATCAAATCTCGAAGCCCTGGTTCCTGAATGTGACGTTATAGTTGATGCACTTGATAACCTCGAAACGAGACATATGCTTAACAAGCTTGCCATAAAAAGAAGGATTCCTTTAATACATGGAGCAGTTACCGGCTATGATGGCCAGGTGACAACAATAGTGCCCGGAGAAACTCCCTGTTTTTACTGTATTTTCCCACGTATTTCCAAAAAAGAAATTTTTCCGGTTTTAGGGGCAACCCCAGGGATTATCGGCTCCATCCAGGCAAATGAAGTAATTAAATTCCTGACAGGACAGGGAAAACTTCTGGAAGGGCGTCTCCTGTTCTGGAACGGGCTTTCCGGAAGTTTCAGCGAAATTTCACTCTCAAAGCTAAATAATTGTCCTGTTTGCGGAACTCTTAAGACAATAAGTGAAAAAAAATGA
- a CDS encoding YkgJ family cysteine cluster protein: protein MDRRQRFEKYDWLISKTQSILKHYSCPESCNASCCKHHIVDFHRKEYEKVLKNVDRKSADILKSNTVKSELEGCYKAINAVDQCPLLINSKCRIYDNRPEACRTFPFVVFQDSDIGFGLTLLLCPMSVNIIHDYAQWYKPINSTMYSQLNSMYEHYKNIDKNNDFCVQMKEQNLDSFIEFLKKSNH from the coding sequence ATGGATCGAAGACAACGTTTTGAAAAATATGACTGGTTAATCTCAAAAACTCAAAGCATACTTAAACACTACAGTTGTCCTGAATCATGTAATGCGAGTTGCTGCAAACATCACATTGTTGATTTTCACAGAAAAGAATATGAAAAAGTCTTAAAAAACGTAGATAGAAAAAGTGCAGACATTTTAAAGTCGAATACAGTAAAATCAGAATTGGAAGGATGTTATAAAGCAATAAATGCTGTCGATCAATGCCCATTATTGATAAACTCAAAATGCAGAATATATGATAATAGGCCGGAAGCGTGTAGAACTTTTCCTTTTGTAGTTTTTCAGGATTCGGATATAGGATTTGGTTTAACGTTGTTACTATGTCCGATGTCTGTTAACATAATTCACGACTATGCACAATGGTATAAACCAATAAACTCAACAATGTATAGTCAATTAAATTCTATGTATGAACATTATAAAAACATAGACAAAAATAATGATTTTTGTGTTCAGATGAAAGAACAGAATTTAGATTCATTCATAGAATTCTTGAAAAAAAGTAACCATTAG
- the mtrC gene encoding tetrahydromethanopterin S-methyltransferase subunit MtrC — protein sequence MSAGGAGGEAKGGYPPQTIMAIGIVGGLAGIYLGNFMPPAYSFFGGIGAICATVWGADAVRRVASYGLGTGVPSIGMLALGMGILASLFGLSIGGVAGPIVAFVVAAIIGGVIGALANKVIGMGIPIMEQAMVEIAGAGTLVILGLSVVIAGSFDYTSVVQYVVANGYIALIFIIGGMGILHPFNASLGPDEKQDRTLMLAVEKGAIALIIAGFASSLHEGLMAAGLNMFVGIVIWYFAFSKHYALIKRDAYAVVGTGLLPSSEELQ from the coding sequence ATGTCTGCAGGTGGAGCAGGAGGAGAAGCCAAAGGCGGTTATCCTCCACAAACAATAATGGCTATAGGTATAGTTGGCGGCCTTGCCGGAATATACCTTGGTAACTTCATGCCTCCAGCATATTCCTTCTTCGGAGGAATTGGGGCAATCTGCGCAACGGTCTGGGGTGCTGATGCGGTTCGCCGTGTTGCAAGCTATGGACTTGGTACAGGTGTCCCATCAATAGGTATGCTTGCTCTTGGTATGGGTATTTTAGCATCTCTCTTCGGGCTTTCAATTGGAGGCGTTGCAGGGCCTATTGTTGCTTTCGTTGTAGCAGCAATTATAGGTGGTGTTATTGGTGCCCTTGCGAACAAAGTAATCGGCATGGGTATCCCTATTATGGAGCAGGCAATGGTAGAGATTGCGGGAGCAGGTACCCTTGTAATTCTCGGATTGAGCGTTGTTATTGCCGGATCCTTCGATTATACTTCAGTTGTCCAATACGTCGTTGCAAACGGATACATTGCACTGATCTTTATAATAGGTGGTATGGGAATCCTTCACCCCTTCAATGCTAGCCTGGGACCTGATGAGAAACAGGACAGAACCCTTATGCTTGCTGTTGAGAAGGGAGCAATTGCATTAATAATTGCAGGCTTTGCCTCTTCACTTCATGAAGGATTAATGGCTGCTGGCTTAAACATGTTTGTAGGCATTGTCATCTGGTACTTTGCTTTCAGCAAGCATTACGCACTTATTAAGAGAGACGCATACGCAGTCGTTGGAACCGGTCTGTTGCCAAGTTCGGAGGAACTACAATGA
- the mtrH gene encoding tetrahydromethanopterin S-methyltransferase subunit H — MFKFDKKQEVFEIGGVKFGGQPGENPTVLVSTMFYARHKIVTDEDKGIFDRAAAETLWNTQVSLSDATGLPYVNQIVGETPEAIKRYIDWFIEIDDRTPFLIDSSAGNVRAAAAQHCTEIGVADRAIHNSINASIEQEEIDILTESDVSAAIVLAFNATDPTVKGKVDILEVGGSGQTKGMLQVAKECGIKYPIIDVAAMPLGAGSGATIRSIPTLKAKFGLPIGGGYHNMASAWDWLRKFKKTQPDPKAIYMPADIGTNLVAQIAGSDYLLYGPIENVNQIFPAVAMVDIMLGETAKEIGVEIADLANHPVTKLT, encoded by the coding sequence ATGTTCAAGTTTGACAAGAAACAGGAAGTTTTTGAAATCGGCGGAGTTAAATTCGGCGGACAGCCGGGTGAAAACCCAACCGTGTTAGTCAGTACTATGTTCTATGCAAGGCACAAGATTGTGACCGATGAAGACAAGGGTATCTTCGACAGAGCAGCTGCAGAAACCCTCTGGAATACTCAGGTTTCACTGAGCGATGCCACAGGGCTCCCTTATGTAAACCAGATTGTAGGGGAAACCCCTGAAGCGATCAAGCGCTATATTGATTGGTTCATTGAGATTGACGACAGGACACCTTTCCTGATTGACTCTTCAGCCGGAAATGTGCGTGCAGCCGCAGCTCAGCACTGTACCGAAATAGGTGTTGCAGACAGGGCAATCCACAACTCGATCAATGCAAGTATTGAACAGGAAGAAATCGATATCCTCACAGAAAGCGACGTATCAGCTGCAATCGTCCTTGCCTTCAACGCAACTGACCCTACCGTAAAAGGAAAGGTTGATATCCTTGAAGTAGGCGGTTCTGGACAGACCAAGGGTATGCTCCAGGTCGCAAAAGAATGTGGAATAAAGTATCCAATTATCGATGTTGCAGCCATGCCCCTCGGTGCAGGCTCAGGTGCAACAATCCGTTCAATACCCACACTGAAAGCAAAGTTCGGATTGCCGATCGGTGGTGGATACCACAACATGGCTTCTGCATGGGACTGGCTCCGCAAGTTCAAGAAAACCCAGCCTGACCCCAAGGCAATCTACATGCCTGCAGACATTGGTACTAACCTGGTAGCTCAGATTGCAGGTTCCGACTACCTGCTCTACGGTCCGATCGAGAATGTTAACCAGATTTTCCCAGCTGTTGCAATGGTTGACATTATGCTCGGTGAAACTGCAAAAGAAATTGGTGTAGAGATCGCAGACCTGGCAAACCACCCGGTAACCAAGCTGACATAA
- the mtrA gene encoding tetrahydromethanopterin S-methyltransferase subunit A: protein MADKREPAPGWPILKGEYEVGDAKNCVLVITCGSHLPGKPVLDAGAAVTGSCKTENLGIEKVVAHVISNPNIRYLLVTGSEVKGHITGQSIMALHANGVKENRIAGATGAIPYVENLNADAIARFQQQVQVVNLLDTEDMGAITSKVRELASKDPGAFEAEPLVVEISEEGGEEEEGGAVRPVSGEIAVIRSRLKAIEARMMDIGNLNKFHSGVHAGKIEGAMIGLTITISLLGLLLLGR, encoded by the coding sequence ATGGCAGATAAGAGAGAACCAGCCCCAGGATGGCCTATCCTGAAAGGAGAATATGAAGTAGGCGATGCCAAGAACTGTGTACTTGTAATTACCTGCGGGTCCCACCTTCCGGGAAAGCCAGTCCTTGATGCAGGTGCAGCCGTTACCGGATCATGTAAGACCGAAAATCTCGGTATCGAAAAGGTAGTTGCTCACGTCATCTCAAATCCTAACATCAGATACCTGCTTGTGACTGGCTCTGAAGTCAAAGGGCACATTACCGGACAATCAATTATGGCCCTCCATGCAAACGGTGTAAAAGAAAACAGGATTGCAGGGGCAACAGGTGCAATTCCATATGTGGAAAACCTGAATGCAGATGCAATTGCTCGCTTCCAGCAACAGGTTCAGGTTGTCAACCTTCTGGATACCGAGGATATGGGTGCTATTACCTCCAAAGTTAGAGAACTGGCCTCAAAAGATCCGGGTGCGTTTGAGGCAGAACCACTGGTTGTGGAAATCAGTGAAGAGGGTGGAGAAGAAGAAGAGGGCGGCGCTGTCAGACCGGTCTCCGGGGAAATTGCAGTTATCCGGAGCAGACTGAAAGCAATTGAAGCCCGCATGATGGATATAGGAAACTTGAACAAGTTCCACTCAGGTGTTCACGCAGGAAAGATCGAAGGTGCCATGATAGGGTTGACAATAACCATATCCCTGCTTGGATTATTACTGCTAGGGAGGTAA
- a CDS encoding tetrahydromethanopterin S-methyltransferase subunit F, translating to MKMAEEYDKGVPMVLAPQMGAIDATVESIRYRAQLIARNQKLDSGVAATGVIGFAAGFIFSLLMIIVLPLLVW from the coding sequence ATGAAAATGGCAGAAGAATACGACAAAGGCGTCCCAATGGTGCTTGCCCCTCAGATGGGTGCAATTGATGCTACTGTTGAGAGCATTCGATATAGAGCACAGTTGATTGCGAGAAACCAGAAGCTGGACTCCGGGGTTGCGGCCACCGGAGTAATTGGCTTTGCAGCAGGTTTCATCTTTTCGCTGCTGATGATCATTGTACTCCCGTTACTTGTCTGGTGA
- the mtrG gene encoding tetrahydromethanopterin S-methyltransferase subunit MtrG produces the protein MDGKAPAAFVEPGEFNEVMKRLDKIDEKIEFVNSEVAQKIGKKVGRDIGILYGGVIGLLLFLIYTVVSSMFM, from the coding sequence ATGGATGGAAAAGCACCAGCAGCATTTGTAGAGCCAGGTGAATTTAACGAAGTAATGAAAAGGCTCGATAAGATCGATGAAAAGATTGAGTTTGTCAACAGTGAAGTTGCACAAAAAATCGGAAAGAAAGTAGGAAGGGATATTGGAATTCTTTACGGCGGAGTTATTGGCCTGCTACTCTTCCTGATATATACCGTGGTATCATCAATGTTCATGTAA
- a CDS encoding archease, producing the protein MSSQGKLYEYLDHTADIKFQAYGKTKEEVFENAALAMFNVIIDTEKISGDTVREIFLKSPDLESLLVDWLSELLYLFEVDEIVFKEFRIEKIREEKDEYSITAQVLGEKYYLENLPFETEIKAVTYNQLEITKDADGWKAQVVVDI; encoded by the coding sequence ATGTCATCTCAAGGAAAACTGTATGAGTATCTGGACCATACTGCAGATATCAAGTTTCAGGCTTACGGAAAAACGAAGGAAGAAGTGTTTGAAAATGCGGCTCTGGCTATGTTCAATGTTATAATTGATACCGAAAAAATCTCAGGAGACACCGTAAGAGAAATTTTCCTTAAGTCACCGGACCTGGAATCCCTGCTTGTGGACTGGCTTTCTGAACTTCTATATCTCTTTGAAGTTGATGAAATCGTTTTTAAGGAGTTTCGTATTGAGAAGATCAGGGAAGAAAAGGATGAATACTCAATAACAGCTCAGGTACTGGGTGAGAAATATTATCTCGAAAACCTCCCCTTTGAGACTGAAATTAAGGCTGTCACCTATAACCAGTTAGAAATAACGAAAGATGCTGACGGCTGGAAGGCCCAGGTTGTTGTTGATATTTAA